Proteins found in one Enterococcus sp. 9D6_DIV0238 genomic segment:
- a CDS encoding nucleoside tri-diphosphate phosphatase, whose protein sequence is MAIPKEGEFVTIQSYKHDGHLHRTWRDTMVLKTSEYSLIGVNDHTLVTESDGRRWVTREPAIVYFHKKYWFNIIAMIREKGVSYYCNLASPYLLDDEALKYIDYDLDIKVFPDGEKRLLDVDEYEFHSKIMEYPEDIDFILKENVKTLVDWINSGKGPFSEDYVNIWYQRYQELSRK, encoded by the coding sequence ATGGCAATTCCAAAAGAAGGTGAATTTGTAACGATCCAAAGTTACAAACACGATGGACATTTGCATCGAACATGGCGAGATACTATGGTATTGAAAACAAGCGAGTATTCTTTGATTGGCGTTAACGATCATACTTTGGTGACAGAGTCTGATGGGCGTCGATGGGTTACTCGGGAACCAGCGATTGTTTATTTTCATAAAAAATACTGGTTCAACATAATAGCGATGATCAGAGAAAAGGGGGTTTCTTATTACTGCAATCTTGCGTCACCATATCTTTTAGATGATGAAGCATTGAAGTATATCGATTACGATTTGGATATCAAGGTTTTTCCTGATGGAGAAAAACGTTTGTTAGATGTAGACGAATACGAGTTTCACAGTAAAATCATGGAGTATCCGGAAGATATCGATTTTATTCTAAAAGAAAATGTGAAGACATTAGTGGATTGGATTAATAGTGGAAAAGGTCCGTTCTCTGAAGACTATGTGAATATCTGGTACCAACGCTATCAGGAGCTATCTAGAAAATAG
- a CDS encoding alpha/beta hydrolase — protein MNAKFVYILGIFTILFIIVAIIINISPYPVIFFAKHTAFKIPKETRANQYEDGNVTVFVNESYTSAYKNNQFDLYLPKKQMAGKPVIAWVHGGGFVGGDKLEEKEFATKLAEEGYTVAVMNYALVPETKYPIPVVQTSEFLAYLKKHAENYSINLDNLFIAGDSAGAQIASQFITTQTNEAYRELMNIDQVIKKDQIKGSLLYCGVYDVPEVVHSYSIPPVKFMFQKIGWGYARDKNWLHGKLAESSVISNFVTADFPPAYITDGNTLSFENQGKKLVRTLASKDISVSQRFFPKSEYKTAHEYQFEMKSEPAKIAFKDTLTFLNKYKQR, from the coding sequence TTGAACGCAAAATTTGTGTATATTTTGGGGATATTTACTATTCTGTTTATCATTGTTGCTATTATTATCAATATCTCACCTTATCCCGTAATCTTTTTCGCAAAGCATACAGCGTTTAAAATTCCTAAGGAAACAAGAGCAAATCAATATGAGGATGGGAATGTAACAGTTTTTGTAAATGAGTCCTATACATCAGCTTATAAAAATAATCAATTTGATCTCTATTTGCCTAAAAAACAAATGGCAGGAAAACCCGTTATCGCATGGGTACATGGCGGTGGCTTTGTTGGTGGAGATAAATTAGAAGAAAAAGAATTTGCAACAAAACTAGCTGAAGAAGGATATACAGTTGCTGTAATGAACTATGCACTTGTTCCAGAAACTAAATATCCTATACCAGTCGTTCAGACCTCAGAATTTTTAGCCTATTTAAAAAAGCATGCCGAAAACTATTCGATCAATTTGGATAATCTTTTTATCGCAGGTGATTCTGCCGGAGCTCAAATCGCAAGTCAATTTATCACAACACAAACGAACGAAGCATATCGTGAACTTATGAATATCGATCAAGTAATAAAAAAAGATCAAATTAAAGGTAGTTTACTTTATTGTGGCGTATACGATGTACCAGAGGTCGTCCACTCCTATTCAATACCGCCAGTTAAATTTATGTTTCAAAAAATCGGTTGGGGCTATGCACGGGATAAAAACTGGCTTCATGGTAAATTGGCAGAGAGTTCTGTAATATCCAATTTTGTTACTGCAGATTTTCCACCTGCCTATATCACAGACGGCAATACGCTATCCTTTGAGAACCAAGGTAAAAAGTTAGTCAGAACATTGGCTTCTAAAGATATTTCTGTCAGTCAACGATTCTTTCCAAAATCAGAATATAAAACAGCTCATGAGTACCAATTTGAAATGAAATCAGAACCTGCGAAAATTGCATTTAAAGACACCTTGACTTTCTTGAACAAGTATAAACAGAGGTGA
- a CDS encoding GNAT family N-acetyltransferase has product MKIVQTRDTMSDIYLDAVQIRHQVFMLEQGVPSEIEIDKYEAMCIHFVLYGDDNKPIATCRLLPLENDRIKLQRMAVQKEYRGKEYGRIIVEKAEEFAKEQGYKVITLGAQITALGFYERMGYVKEGDMFLDANIEHYQMNKTLQ; this is encoded by the coding sequence ATGAAAATCGTTCAAACAAGAGATACGATGAGCGACATCTATTTAGATGCCGTTCAAATCCGTCATCAAGTATTCATGCTGGAGCAAGGGGTTCCTAGCGAGATAGAAATCGATAAATATGAAGCAATGTGCATTCATTTTGTCTTATATGGTGATGATAACAAACCCATCGCTACTTGTCGCCTATTACCACTTGAAAATGATAGGATAAAACTACAACGAATGGCTGTTCAAAAAGAGTATCGAGGTAAAGAATACGGCCGGATCATTGTAGAAAAAGCCGAAGAATTTGCAAAAGAGCAAGGATATAAAGTGATCACTTTAGGTGCACAAATCACTGCTTTGGGATTTTATGAGCGGATGGGTTACGTTAAAGAAGGCGATATGTTCCTTGATGCTAATATAGAGCATTATCAAATGAATAAAACGCTACAGTAA
- the recX gene encoding recombination regulator RecX — protein METITKITKDKGQFYLVWLSSGEKLRVSEDTLVRQRLLKGQELTDTMIEQIKKAGSYDVGLQLSLNYLSYQLRSKKEILDHLKEKEILPEDRKKIVARLEEMNLLDDKSFSESYVRTLMRTSDKGPKMIEQQLKRKGLSDEDIQHGLTFYAMEDQVEVAAAAAQKAMKRYRTKSFREALQKVQIHLMQKGFNREVIDLALEGLAFERDEEQEIEAIKKEGDKLWEKHRKLDPYKRSMKVKQSLFQKQFDSELIQQYFDEKELEDEE, from the coding sequence ATGGAAACAATCACGAAAATCACGAAGGACAAAGGGCAGTTTTATTTAGTCTGGCTGTCTTCGGGAGAAAAATTACGCGTATCAGAAGATACACTCGTCCGTCAGCGCTTATTAAAAGGACAAGAACTAACTGATACAATGATCGAACAAATAAAAAAAGCTGGTTCGTATGACGTTGGTCTGCAGCTGTCTTTAAATTATCTTAGTTATCAATTACGCTCGAAAAAAGAAATTCTTGATCATTTGAAAGAGAAAGAGATTTTACCGGAAGATCGAAAAAAAATCGTTGCTCGGTTAGAAGAGATGAATCTGCTGGATGATAAATCTTTCAGTGAAAGTTATGTACGGACTTTGATGCGAACCAGTGATAAAGGGCCTAAGATGATCGAACAACAACTAAAACGCAAAGGGCTGAGCGATGAAGATATTCAGCATGGTTTGACTTTTTATGCAATGGAAGATCAAGTTGAAGTCGCTGCCGCTGCCGCTCAAAAGGCAATGAAACGCTATAGAACGAAAAGTTTTAGAGAGGCATTGCAGAAAGTTCAAATTCACCTGATGCAAAAAGGATTTAACCGTGAGGTGATCGATCTAGCGCTTGAAGGGTTAGCTTTTGAACGGGATGAGGAACAAGAGATAGAGGCAATCAAAAAAGAAGGAGATAAGCTTTGGGAGAAACACCGTAAGCTTGATCCTTATAAACGCTCGATGAAGGTCAAACAAAGTCTGTTTCAAAAGCAGTTTGATTCAGAATTGATCCAGCAATATTTTGATGAAAAGGAATTAGAGGATGAAGAATGA
- the mutY gene encoding A/G-specific adenine glycosylase: MKNEKYWETWSTEKLQSFQEEFIDWYEKEKRNLPWRVNLDPYRIWISEIMLQQTRVDTVIDYYYRFMEWFPTIKDLAEAPDDRLLKAWEGLGYYSRARNLKVAAQQIMTEFDGQMPQTIEEIRQLKGIGPYTAGAIGSIAFQLPEPAIDGNVMRVVSRLFEISDDIAKAGSRKVFEEAMYRIIDKERPGDFNQAMMDLGSAICTPTSPKCEECPIQQYCLSYEMNTMTDYPVKSKKQKPKDVYYVGGIIENNQREFLLEQRSAKGLLANMWLFPIEEVSKERFDFLQKSRVKEEQQLSLEFEETLFVAEENSEIFEEYPQVVWQKRNLGEVVHIFSHLKWHILVFYGRQTGPISINDNQNWITPEEFSNYVFPKPQQKMVELYQKEFRMKK, translated from the coding sequence ATGAAGAATGAAAAATATTGGGAGACATGGAGCACAGAAAAACTTCAGTCTTTTCAAGAAGAATTTATTGATTGGTATGAAAAAGAAAAACGTAACTTGCCATGGCGCGTCAATTTAGATCCATACCGTATTTGGATTTCAGAGATCATGCTGCAGCAGACACGTGTCGATACTGTGATCGATTATTATTATCGTTTTATGGAGTGGTTTCCGACGATCAAAGACCTGGCTGAAGCACCTGATGATCGTTTATTAAAAGCTTGGGAAGGGCTGGGCTATTATTCCCGAGCTAGAAATTTAAAAGTGGCAGCGCAACAGATCATGACAGAATTTGATGGCCAAATGCCCCAAACGATCGAGGAAATCAGGCAATTGAAAGGAATCGGACCGTATACGGCAGGAGCGATCGGCAGCATTGCCTTTCAACTGCCAGAACCAGCGATTGACGGAAATGTGATGCGTGTGGTCAGCCGTTTATTTGAAATCAGTGATGATATTGCAAAAGCTGGCAGCCGCAAAGTTTTTGAAGAAGCGATGTATAGAATCATCGATAAGGAGCGTCCGGGGGATTTCAATCAGGCAATGATGGATCTAGGTTCAGCGATCTGTACACCAACGTCGCCTAAATGTGAGGAATGCCCAATTCAGCAATATTGTTTGAGTTATGAAATGAATACAATGACTGATTATCCAGTCAAATCAAAGAAACAAAAACCGAAAGATGTTTATTATGTAGGTGGGATCATCGAAAATAATCAACGGGAGTTCTTGCTGGAGCAGCGTAGTGCTAAAGGGTTATTAGCGAATATGTGGCTATTTCCGATAGAGGAAGTCAGCAAGGAACGATTTGATTTTCTACAAAAATCACGGGTAAAAGAAGAACAACAGTTATCTCTTGAATTTGAAGAAACACTTTTTGTCGCAGAAGAAAATTCAGAGATTTTTGAAGAGTATCCTCAGGTTGTTTGGCAAAAGCGAAACTTGGGAGAAGTCGTTCATATTTTTAGCCATTTAAAATGGCATATTCTGGTGTTTTATGGAAGACAAACAGGTCCAATTTCTATCAATGACAATCAGAATTGGATAACTCCAGAAGAATTTTCAAACTATGTATTTCCAAAGCCGCAGCAAAAAATGGTAGAACTTTATCAAAAAGAATTTAGAATGAAGAAATAA